Proteins encoded in a region of the Antedon mediterranea chromosome 2, ecAntMedi1.1, whole genome shotgun sequence genome:
- the LOC140039427 gene encoding acetylcholinesterase-like: protein MLCLPITFLAVLGTVFGYPQHRLFETSVEISGTVYLGKTYEFMDDQFLNINSSVDAFEGIPYAEPPVRFMPPEPKRKPTTKPWFYNASFNRPACSQEPSTFVSSDLETSEDCLYLNIYTPKLCERDTKLAVMVWLHGGSFTYGMGANEFYSPVPIVAIGNVIVVTLNYRLGLLGFLSTGDDVVPGNMGLLDQIMALQWIQDNIKAFGGDPSRVTLFGDSAGAISAGIHLFSPKSSGLFSNVIMTSGTYLTPRFIVDEATVSNRGRALGKTFGCNFEDSQEFINCLSRIDVDILLANATIRTFSETGESLVLTAFTPVVDGSVILARAMEMVRGEMNEANVIIGSSANEGSIFISLLLSDAIEEPEIDKATYDLIAGVNFLEYVSDPFLKDAIDMQYLNTKHFYNANKNRYDELSNALGDWWFVCPSDKTVRELLEKTKNVYYYQMTQIPTVSVWGKTWLKATHSEIVSFMFGFQFNTDISHIAGRLSEDDVLMSKKTIRYFTNFAKTGNPNEENQNGDPATDPLPIWNKYSVPKLEYKKLSVDMDNAKALKEKECRFWNHFYPQAVDLTGKFFFSKSDPSISNPRGSGAKLFSEREAVAILRRHTAQLFIINCCWLRLSDRNSQTILRRREVK from the exons ATGCTGTGTTTACCAATAACATTTCTTGCCGTTCTAGGCACAGTCTTCGGCTACCCACAACATCGATTGTTTGAAACTTCGGTAGAGATATCTGGCACGGTTTATCTCGGGAAAACGTATGAGTTTATGGACGATCAGTTCTTGAATATAAACAGTTCCGTTGACGCTTTTGAAGGCATACCATACGCCGAGCCCCCAGTACGTTTTATGCCACCAGAACCTAAACGGAAACCGACTACAAAGCCTTGGTTTTATAACGCGTCTTTCAATAGACCAGCTTGTTCACAAGAACCTTCGACTTTTGTTTCCAGTGACTTGGAAACAAGTGAAGATTGTTTATATCTTAATATTTACACACCGAAGTTATGCGAAAGG GATACCAAGTTAGCCGTGATGGTGTGGCTTCATGGTGGTTCATTTACATACGGAATGGGCGCCAATGAATTCTACTCCCCAGTACCAATCGTTGCTATTGGAAATGTCATCGTAGTTACCTTGAATTACCGACTGGGTCTTCTTGGATTTCTATCTACAG GTGATGACGTAGTTCCAGGAAATATGGGGCTGCTAGACCAAATAATGGCACTTCAATGGATTCAAGATAATATAAAAG CTTTTGGTGGTGACCCTAGCAGAGTGACCTTATTCGGCGATAGTGCTGGCGCCATCAGCGCTGGAATTCATCTTTTCTCGCCGAAGAGTTCTGGATTGTTCAGTAACGTTATTATGACG AGTGGTACGTATCTCACTCCGCGTTTCATTGTGGACGAGGCAACGGTATCAAATAGAGGGCGTGCTCTCGGTAAAACTTTTGGCTGCAATTTCGAAGACTCCCAAGAATTTATTAATTGTCTGAGTAGGATCGATGTCGATATACTTCTGGCCAATGCTACGATTAGA ACATTTTCTGAAACCGGAGAAAGCTTAGTGTTAACCGCATTTACacctgttgttgatggttctgttATCTTGGCCAGGGCAATGGAGATGGTACGCGGAGAAATGAACGAGGCTAACGTAATCATAGGATCTAGCGCTAATGAAGGTTCAATCTTCATCTCATTATTATTGAGTGATGCCATAGAAGAACCAGAAATCGATAAAGCAACCTATGACCTGATCGCCGGTGTGAACTTTTTAGAATACGTCTCCGATCCGTTCCTGAAAGACGCTATTGACATGCAGTACCTAAATACGAAACACTTTTACAACGCGAATAAGAATCGATATGACGAGTTGAGTAACGCATTGGGCGACTGGTGGTTTGTCTGCCCGAGTGATAAAACAGTTAGGGAACTGTTAGAAAAGACGAAGAACGTTTACTACTATCAGATGACGCAAATTCCAACGGTGTCCGTGTGGGGGAAAACCTGGTTGAAAGCAACGCATAGTGAAATTGTATCTTTTATGTTCGGATTTCAGTTCAATACAGATATTTCACACATTGCTGGACGGCTTTCAGAGGATGATGTACTGATGTCGAAGAAAACGATTCGATATTTTACGAATTTTGCTAAGACAGG aaACCCAAATGAAGAAAACCAGAACGGAGATCCAGCTACAGATCCACTACCTATTTGGAACAAATATTCGGTTCCGAAACTCGAATACAAAAAGTTATCAGTGGATATGGACAATGCTAAAGCTTTGAAAGAAAAGGAATGTCGATTTTGGAACCATTTTTACCCTCAAGCTGTCGACCTTACCGGTAAGTTCTTTTTCTCAAAAAGTGATCCCTCTATTTCAAATCCACGTGGCAGTGGAGCAAAACTTTTCTCTGAAAGGGAGGCTGTGGCTATTCTTCGAAGGCATACG GCgcaattgtttataattaacTGTTGTTGGTTGCGTCTTTCTGATAGAAACTCTCAGACGATATTGAGGAGGAGAGAAGTGAAATAG